A single Filimonas effusa DNA region contains:
- the plsY gene encoding glycerol-3-phosphate 1-O-acyltransferase PlsY produces MHEFLLIVVAYLIGSIPTSIWVSRYFFGIDIRDYGSGNAGATNTYRVLGSKWGTFVMVVDVLKGVLATSLYIFIPHYMVDSWDRTNFMIGLGLAAVVGHIFPLYADFKGGKGVATLLGMAVAIQPLVALCCIGVFLLVLYLTRFVSLSSILASVSFAVFILFIFNEREPLYRVFAIAVALMVILTHQKNINRLLKGTESKIPILKYRDRRRQRKRDGE; encoded by the coding sequence ATGCACGAATTCTTATTAATAGTAGTGGCGTATCTCATTGGCTCCATTCCAACATCCATCTGGGTCAGCAGGTATTTCTTCGGTATAGATATAAGAGATTATGGCAGCGGTAATGCCGGTGCCACCAACACCTACCGGGTGCTTGGGTCTAAATGGGGAACTTTTGTAATGGTCGTCGACGTCCTGAAGGGCGTGCTGGCTACCTCGCTTTATATCTTTATTCCGCATTATATGGTGGATTCCTGGGACCGGACCAATTTTATGATAGGACTCGGGCTGGCAGCTGTAGTAGGACATATTTTCCCGCTTTATGCCGATTTTAAAGGGGGAAAAGGAGTAGCAACCCTGTTGGGGATGGCGGTAGCTATTCAGCCGCTGGTGGCCCTATGCTGTATTGGCGTATTCCTGCTGGTATTATACCTTACCCGGTTCGTTTCATTAAGCTCTATTCTCGCCAGTGTATCTTTTGCTGTATTCATTCTTTTCATCTTTAATGAGCGCGAGCCGCTGTACCGCGTATTTGCGATCGCAGTGGCCTTGATGGTCATTTTAACGCATCAGAAGAACATTAACAGGTTGCTCAAAGGCACTGAAAGCAAGATCCCCATACTTAAATACCGCGATCGCCGCCGCCAGCGGAAAAGAGACGGGGAATAG